GATCCGCACGTTCGTCGACCAGCGGTTCTCCCGGCAGGTCCACGCCCGCGCGGGGATCATCATCAACACCGGTGAGGACAACTACCTGACCACCGCCGACGCGGTCGAGGCCGCGCACACGGTGACGGTGTCGCAGCTGCTCAACGAGTACTTCGCGCACGAGGCCGGTTTGGCGGACTGGCAGCTGGGGCTGGGGCACGCGTTCGAGATCAACCCGGATCTGCCGGAGTCGTTCCGGCTCGAGCTGGCGCATGCGCTGCTGGCGCGGGAGCTGTTCCCGGACGCGCCGCTGAAGTGGATGCCGCCGACCAAGCACATGACCGGTGACGTGTTCCGGGGCAACCTGCTCGACGGGTTCTTCAACCTGGTCGGGGCGCTGACCGGGCAGGGCATCCTGCTGGTCGGGATGATGACCGAGGCCGTGGTGACGCCGTGGCTGTCCGACCGGGACATCGCCCTGCAGAACGTGCGGTACGTGCTGGGCGCGGCCGGGAACCTGCACGAGGACTTCGTGCCGGCGCCGGACGGGTTCATCCAGCGCCGCGCCCACCAGGTCCTCGACGAGGCCATTTCGCTGCTGGAGCGGATCGAGGACGACACCCTGCTCAACGCGATCGCCGACGGCACGTTCGGGATCATGAAGCGGCCCGCGGACCGGGGCAAGGGCCTCGACGGCGTCGCCCGGCACGCCGACGGCTACTACAACCCGGCCACCGACATCCTCGAGACCCCCGCCCGGCAGGAGGAGGACCAGTGAAGAGCGTCGTGCGCCCGTACGGCGACACCACCGGCGACGGCATGACCCAGGTCAGTTTCACGCTGCCGCTGCCGCACGACAAGAAGGCCGAGGGCGCGGCGCTGCAGCTGGCCGCGAAGATGGGCCTGGAACCGGCGATGCTGGTGCACGCCAAGCAGATGGGCGACGGGTTCACCTTCTTCGTGGTCTACGGCAGCGTCCGGCACCTGGTCGAGCTCGACAAGGTCCAGGTCGTCGAACGGGACTTCCCGCTGCTGACCGCCAAGGAGGTCAACACCCTGGTCAAGCAGAGGATGCGCCGCAAGCTGTCGGTCGTCGGGGCGTGCATCGGCACCGACGCGCACACCGTCGGCATCGACGCGATCCTCAACGTCAAGGGCATCGCGGGGGAGAAGGGCCTGGAG
The Catellatospora sp. IY07-71 DNA segment above includes these coding regions:
- a CDS encoding OAM dimerization domain-containing protein, which produces MKSVVRPYGDTTGDGMTQVSFTLPLPHDKKAEGAALQLAAKMGLEPAMLVHAKQMGDGFTFFVVYGSVRHLVELDKVQVVERDFPLLTAKEVNTLVKQRMRRKLSVVGACIGTDAHTVGIDAILNVKGIAGEKGLEYYRELKVVNMGAQVTVPELVAAAKAEKADAVLVSQVVTQRDAHLHNTREMSAAFREALPADRRPLLIVGGPRFDELMTGELGVDRIFGRGTTPREVASYLVHALITNKAERKKAAVA